CCTATCAGCATTGCAAGAAAGCTCAGATAGTTATTAAAGTACTTATCCTCCAGATCCATCAGGAACGTGCCGAATAAGTTAAAAAAGGCATGAAAGGTCATACTGGCCAGCAGTGTATGATACTTCTGTACTAAATAACCCATTAAAAAACCCAGCAGGAATGCATAGATTCCCTGAACCAGATTCATGTGAAAAATTCCAAACAGAAGTGCCTGTAAAAAGTTTGCGAGAACATAGGAGGCTCCTGCTTTCCGGAATAAGTTCATAGTGAGTCCCCGGAAGGTCAGTTCTTCTACAACAGGAGGCAGTATCAGGGTGGAAAAGACCCATAGAACCGAGTAGGTGAGCATTCCGGAATTTTCTATCAAATCATTATAATTGTCGACTGAGTGTGGCATGAAAACCGCAAGCAGAATAAATAACAGGCTCATGGAGTGGCTCACACCGAGGGCCAGAAAGCCGACAGGCACAATGGAGGAAGGACCAAAGCTGCCGGTTTCCAGTTCTCTTTTTCTTTTTTTAAAAAATGCATGATAATACCACAGTGCTGCAGGAATCAGTGCACAGGTATACATAATAACAGAAATCAAATTCAGATTGTTCATGTAGGCATTAAGTGCCGCATCGGTGCCCTGACCGAAGCCCAGAGCCATATGATAAATCATCATAAAGAAAACGATGATATTCGGTACCAGAAGGACAATTCCCATAATCATTAAAAATGGCAAACAGGCATATAAGTATTTGCTGATTTTTTTCACGTTCCGTCTCCTCATATTCGCAGGTATTTTTTCCTCAGGTTTATTTAATAATAAGTATATCATAGATTTGTAAATTAATTAATAACATTTGCACGAAAAAAGCCTCATAAATTTGTGAATTAATTTGATTGAAAATGATTGAATTTAAATGATATTAGATTTATAATTAGATTACAATCAAAAACGGTCAAATATGAGAGGAGGAAACACATGGTCTATACGGTAACCTTTAACCCGTCTCTTGATTATGTGGTTGCAGTCGATGATTTTCAGCTGGGTATGACAAACCGCACCACATCGGAACAGTTATATCCGGGAGGGAAGGGAATTAATGTTTCTGTTATACTAAAGCACCTGGGAGTAGAAAGTACGGCACTTGGCTTTACCGCCGGTTTTATCGGCGAAGAAATCCGGCGAAATGCGCAGGAAATCGGGGTAAATGCCAGCTTTATCCGGATTGACAAAGGGAACTCGAGGATCAACTTAAAGCTGCGTACAATTGAAGGGACAGAGATTAATGGACGCGGGCCTTCTATCCCGGTTGAGAAGGTACATGAACTTCTGGAAAATCTGGAACAATTACAGGACGGGGATGTTCTGGTACTGGCCGGAAGTATACCTGCGAGCATTCCAGACAGTATTTATCGTGATATTCTGAAGCGGGTGGCTGAAAAAGAGATTATGACAGTCGTAGATGCGACCGGGGATCTGCTGGTCAATGTACTGGAGTACCATCCGTTTCTGATAAAACCAAACCAGCATGAACTCGAGGAGATTTTTCAGATTCAGATTACAGAAAGGGGTGAAATCGTGCATTATGCGAAGCTGCTGCAGGAGCAGGGAGCTAAGAATGTTCTGGTATCCATGGGAGGAAAAGGAGCCATCCTTGTTGCAGCTGACGGCGAAGTATACGATGCAGCAGCACCAAAGGGAAAACTGATGAATGGGGTCGGAGCAGGCGACTCTATGGTTGCCGGATTCTTAAGCGGCTGGATGGCGGAACATAACTATCAGCACGCATTTCACATGGGAGTGGCAGCCGGAAGTGCAACCGCGTTTTCAGAATATCTGGCAGAGCGGGACGAAGTAGAACGTGTCTATCATCAAATTATGAAGGAGGATATGTGAATGAGAATTACAGATTTACTGGACAAAAGAAGTATTAATCTGAATGGAGCGCCTCATAGTAAGAAGGAGGCATTGGACCAGATGGTTGAGCTGATGGTCCGATCGGGAAAGATCAATGATAAGGAAGCATACCGCAGGCTGGTATATGCCAGAGAAGAAGAGAGTACGACGGGGGTCGGTGAAGGCATTGCAATTCCGCATGGAAAAGGTGATGCGGTGGACCGTCCCGGGCTGGCAGCAATGGTCGTACCGGAAGGTGTGGATTTTGAATCGCTGGATGGAGAGCCTGTAAGCCTGATCTTTTTAATTGCAGCGCCAAACACAAAAGATAATATTCACCTTGATGTATTAAGTAAATTATCCGTATTAATGATGGATGAGGAATTTGCGGAAGCACTGCGCCATGCAGGCTCGGCAGAGGAATTTTTAAAGATTATTGATGATGCAGATACGGAAGAGAACAAGGCTGATGCGGTGGCAGAAGTAAAAGAGGAGGGTCAGAAGAAGATTCTGGGTGTCACTTCCTGTCCGACTGGTATCGCCCACACCTATATGGCAGCAGAAGCAATTGAAAAAGCTGCCAAGGCGAGAAATTGTTTTGTGAAGGTAGAAACACGTGGTTCCGGAGGAGCGAAGAATGTTCTGACACAAGCCGAAATTGATGAGGCGGACTGCATCATAGTTGCGGCAGACGCACAGGTTCCGATGGATCGATTCAATGGTAAAAGATTAATTGAAGTACCGGTTTCGGAAGGAATAA
The window above is part of the Novisyntrophococcus fermenticellae genome. Proteins encoded here:
- the pfkB gene encoding 1-phosphofructokinase → MVYTVTFNPSLDYVVAVDDFQLGMTNRTTSEQLYPGGKGINVSVILKHLGVESTALGFTAGFIGEEIRRNAQEIGVNASFIRIDKGNSRINLKLRTIEGTEINGRGPSIPVEKVHELLENLEQLQDGDVLVLAGSIPASIPDSIYRDILKRVAEKEIMTVVDATGDLLVNVLEYHPFLIKPNQHELEEIFQIQITERGEIVHYAKLLQEQGAKNVLVSMGGKGAILVAADGEVYDAAAPKGKLMNGVGAGDSMVAGFLSGWMAEHNYQHAFHMGVAAGSATAFSEYLAERDEVERVYHQIMKEDM
- a CDS encoding CPBP family intramembrane glutamic endopeptidase, producing MKKISKYLYACLPFLMIMGIVLLVPNIIVFFMMIYHMALGFGQGTDAALNAYMNNLNLISVIMYTCALIPAALWYYHAFFKKRKRELETGSFGPSSIVPVGFLALGVSHSMSLLFILLAVFMPHSVDNYNDLIENSGMLTYSVLWVFSTLILPPVVEELTFRGLTMNLFRKAGASYVLANFLQALLFGIFHMNLVQGIYAFLLGFLMGYLVQKYHTLLASMTFHAFFNLFGTFLMDLEDKYFNNYLSFLAMLIGLLLTGFCLYLISRHKPSVRKYGNSGLRQTPYDDFHI